The following proteins are encoded in a genomic region of Oryza brachyantha chromosome 11, ObraRS2, whole genome shotgun sequence:
- the LOC102708473 gene encoding 2-alkenal reductase (NADP(+)-dependent)-like, producing the protein MAGAGGDGETVRNKKVVLRRYVTGSLTVGDMEVITSAVRPRVPPGTPAPAVMVKNLYLSCDPWMRGRMTKHDDGDDVALATDFALGEAMVNYTVGKVVDSTHPGFAAGDLVWGMSGWEEYSLVTQPAETLHKINYPNLPLSYYTGVLGMTGLTAYAGLFEVGKAKSGDTVYVSAASGAVGQVVGQLAKIAGCYVVGSAGSDEKVALLKTRLGFDDAFNYKAEAGDLAGALRRRLPGGGGIDVYFDSVGGATLDAALLNMRLGGRVVVCGMISQYNLEEPEGVRNLVSVIAKRVRIEGFSVFDHFGAYARFEREMAGHLAEGKVAVVEDVVEGIDAAPGALVGMFSGRNTGKLSVAVAKE; encoded by the exons atggccggcgccggcggcgatggggagACGGTGAGGAACAAGAAGGTGGTGCTGAGGAGGTACGTGACGGGGAGCCTCACGGTGGGCGACATGGaggtcatcacctccgccgtCCGGCCACGCGTGCCGCCggggacgccggcgccggcggtgatgGTGAAGAACCTCTACCTGTCGTGCGACCCGTGGATGCGCGGCCGCATGACCaagcacgacgacggcgacgacgttgCCCTAGCAACGGACTTTGCGCTAGGAGAG GCCATGGTCAATTACACGGTGGGCAAGGTGGTCGACTCGACGCATCCGggcttcgccgccggcgacctcgtGTGGGGAATGAGTGGATGGGAGGAGTACAGTCTCGTCACCCAGCCAGCAGAGACGCTGCACAAGATCAACTATCCCAATCTGCCACTCTCCTACTACACCGGCGTTCTCG GCATGACGGGTCTGACGGCGTACGCCGGGCTGTTCGAGGTGGGCAAGGCCAAGAGCGGCGACACCGTCTACgtgtcggcggcgtcgggcgcCGTGGGGCAGGTGGTCGGCCAGCTCGCCAAGATCGCCGGCTGCTACGTCGTCGGGAGCGCCGGCTCCGACGAGAAGGTCGCCCTCCTCAAGACCAGGCTCGGCTTCGACGACGCCTTCAACTACAAGGCCGAGGCCGGCGACCTCGCTGGCGCCCTCCGGCGGCGCCtcccgggcggcggcggcatcgacGTCTACTTCGACAGCGTGGGCGGCGCGACGCTGGACGCGGCGCTGCTCAACATGCGCCTCGGCGGGCGCGTCGTGGTGTGCGGGATGATCTCGCAGTACAACCTGGAGGAGCCCGAGGGCGTGCGCAACCTCGTCAGCGTCATCGCCAAGCGCGTCCGGATCGAGGGGTTCAGCGTGTTCGACCACTTCGGGGCGTACGCGAGGTTCGAGCGGGAGATGGCCGGCCACCTGGCGGAAGGGAAGGTGGCCGTCGTGGAGGACGTCGTCGAGGGCATCGACGCCGCGCCGGGCGCGCTCGTGGGGATGTTCTCCGGGAGGAACACGGGCAAGCTATCCGTGGCTGTCGCGAAGGAGTGA